One window of the Leishmania panamensis strain MHOM/PA/94/PSC-1 chromosome 16 sequence genome contains the following:
- a CDS encoding hypothetical protein (TriTrypDB/GeneDB-style sysID: LpmP.16.1630.B~disrupted due to non-sequenced internal amino acid repeat), protein ERAVFILALLSEDLFAGLLGKVFDEEDACRDVVQCSEVSERCYVSFMAVVEGEDVERFLICSEEMDCFSNLFSCWRSSLCEVSEAVRLRVVVELLDVVKRESAVCVDVYSEEQSCRSDMLLEFIVGVEALRRSSIVAVEYTAAERLVDTALCNRIMAEDLLCARAQEALLDCHAAEVKSRDYVVADERADRFNLAVAFIVSDEAVLRRYIQSKECASATHMFTRASSERQDILRTRHSQIIKSLEMCVQDETVSRSGLEQEETYMRDVLVEDGKRRTATFSALASQRSFLLQEEVLARKDVELHENEVCELLRGEWDQLRENLTAGQLAAAESYMTVGSLEATEHVPPVEERSTDALVSLEISVALLQRVGRGRLLRKKLQRRLENRRRDILKQGVSHILAEEFMERRTIVGDEHLLWQSLRSQWDRAVPLVRYDDPVDLALQNLMMAEESERDNIVNDYILAHDVIERAEHKQFLKQNALVWVSEAPDSSDEEVDELLFSGLLQGTYSTLTTRSRKNLSRTHYRGFELDALGRFLLDYEEDIHKMQAKLTDFRHSLAMVHDQLKYARDRAAQEVVRGGTGAIWVPARPLPLADLVRGPSAQYEGKRAPRTQ, encoded by the coding sequence GGAGAGAGCGGTGTTTATCTTAGCGTTGCTCTCTGAAGATCTTTTTGCGGGCCTATTAGGAAAGGTCTttgacgaggaggatgcgtGTCGTGATGTTGTGCAGTGTTCGGAGGTTAGCGAGCGCTGTTATGTGTCTTTTATGGCAGTCGTTGAGGGTGAAGATGTTGAACGGTTTTTGATATGTAGTGAAGAGATGGACTGTTTTTCTAATTTGTTCTCATGTTGGAGATCTTCGTTGTGTGAAGTCTCGGAGGCTGTGAGGttgcgtgtggtggtggagctTTTGGATGTTGTGAAGCGTGAGTCCGCGGTTTGCGTTGACGTGTATTCAGAGGAACAATCTTGCCGTTCTGATATGTTGCTAGAATTTATTGTTggcgtggaggcgctgaGGAGGTCTAGCATAGTCGCTGTAGAATATACTGCTGCAGAGAGGCTAGTAGACACTGCGCTCTGCAACCGTATTATGGCTGAGGACTtgctgtgtgcgcgtgcccAGGAGGCACTCCTGGATTGCCATGCTGCTGAGGTAAAGTCGCGTGATTACGTAGTAGCTGATGAGAGGGCAGATCGTTTTAATCTTGCTGTAGCTTTCATCGTGAGCGACGAAGCAGTGTTACGCAGGTATATTCAATCGAAGGAATGTGCGTCAGCCACGCATATGTTTACTCGGGCGTCTTCAGAGCGTCAAGATATTTTGCGAACGCGGCACTCGCAAATTATTAAATCTCTCGAGATGTGCGTCCAGGACGAAACAGTGTCACGTAGTGGgctggagcaggaggagacaTACATGCGCGATGTTCTCGTCGAAGACGGGAAAAGACGTACCGCGACCTTTTCAGCACTAGCGTCCCAGAGGAGCTTCTTGCTCCAGGAGGAGGTCCTTGCCCGCAAGGATGTGGAGCTCCACGAGAATGAGGTTTGTGAACTTCTGAGAGGCGAGTGGGATCAGTTACGGGAGAACCTGACTGCCGGGCAGCTTGCGGCTGCGGAGTCCTACATGACGGTAGGGAGTCTCGAAGCTACTGAGCACGTACCACCAGTGGAAGAGAGGTCGACAGACGCACTTGTGTCTCTTGAGATTTCAGTTGCACTTTTGCAGCGCGTTGGCCGAGGCCGTCTCCTGCGAAAGAAGTTACAGAGACGTTTGGAGAATCGACGGCGTGATATCCTGAAACAGGGTGTGAGCCACATTCTCGCGGAGGAGTTTATGGAGAGGCGCACTATTGTCGGGGATGAGCACCTTCTGTGGCAAAGCTTGCGGAGTCAGTGGGATCGTGCAGTTCCCCTGGTACGCTACGATGACCCAGTTGATCTGGCACTGCAGAACTTGATGATGGCTGAAGAGTCTGAGCGCGACAATATCGTCAACGACTACATTCTCGCCCATGACGTCATTGAGCGGGCAGAGCACAAACAGTTTCTCAAGCAGAACGCGTTAGTATGGGTCTCTGAGGCGCCCGACTCGTCTGATGAAGAGGTGGACGAGCTGCTCTTCTCGGGTCTCCTACAAGGCACTTACAGCACTCTGACCACTCGTAGCCGAAAGAATCTTTCTAGGACCCACTACAGGGGATTCGAACTTGATGCCCTCGGCCGCTTCTTGCTCGACTACGAGGAGGACATCCACAAGATGCAGGCGAAACTGACGGACTTTCGTCACTCCTTGGCTATGGTGCATGACCAGCTCAAGTATGCCCGagatcgcgcagcacaggAGGTTGTGCGGGGTGGTACGGGGGCCATTTGGGTGCCTGCGCGCCCACTCCCCCTCGCAGATCTCGTGCGTGGCCCCAGTGCCCAGTACGAGGGCAAGCGAGCTCCTCGAACTCAGTAG